Below is a window of Dietzia timorensis DNA.
CGTCGACCGCCTTGACGTCCACTTTCTCCTTGCCACGGCGGGTCTGGAACGTCTGCTCCAGCCCGCGCGCCCTGATCATCTCCATGGTGGCTAACTCTCTTTGTCGGTAAAGAACTCAAATTCGGGCACACCGCTCGGAACTCGCGCCCGCCCATTCACCGTGCAACCCTGACGCAGTGTCAGGGCAAACGCGGCGCACGCTTTCGCCCACGTGCCCACGTGCCGATAACTTCACAACCGAAACAAAGATACGCAGCGACCCCGACATTCCGCAGCGAACAGCCCCCGTGGCACACCCGGCATCGCCGCAGGTAAGCACATGTTTACCTCGTCTCGAGATCGCACACGCATCGAGTTCGATAGCGTGGTGTCGCTCGCCGCTCACAATCAGATCCCAAGGTAGACACGTGATTGCACTCGCCATCATCTGTGCCGAGATCCTGTTCTGGGTCTTTCTCCTTTCGGGCCTATTCGCCCGCTACGCACTGCGACAGAAGACGCTCGGACTCGTCTTGCTCGCGCTGACCCCGGTCGTCGACATCGTGCTCATCTCGCTCACGTACATCGACCTCCACCGGGGCGCGAACGCCTCGTTCTTCCACGGCATGGCGGCCGTGTACGTCGGGTTCACGGTGATGTTCGGACCCGCCATCGTGCGCGCGATGGACGCGAAATTCCTGCGCAGATACGGCGGTGGCGCAGGAGGCGCGGAGGACTCGGCAGCACCGACGTCATCCAGCGGGTCCGAATCGAGGAAGAACACGCGGCGCGACTGGCTCAAGGCATGTGCCGCGTGCGGGATCGCCGGTGTGCTGATCTCGATCGCGATGGTCATTGTGGGTCTGCAGGGCTCGTTTTGGCTGATCTACTGGCTGGTGGCGCTCGCGTCGATCGTGGTCGGGTGGCCGTTAGTCACGCGCTGGTTGGAACAAAGGGAAGCCCGGAAGGCGGAGCAGCGCAGCGAGGAATTCGCACCCGAAAAGTCGGAGTAGTGCCTTAGCGTGGTGTACATGCGAAAGTTATCCGCCCTCACCAGCTCGCTTATTGTGTCTGTCGCGCTACTCGCCGGTTGCAGCTCCGATTCGGATTCCGAAGCAAGCGATCGCACCCCGTCGATGACGACCGAACAACTCACTGCCACGAGCACTTCGGGCGAGGACGGCGCATTCAAGGACGTCGACCCGGCGACGTTCGCCAACCGCAACTCGCACGTGTTCTCTTTCAATACGACAGCGGGCGGCGAAGGCATGTGCATGTTCACCGAAGAGGTCGCCACGTGCACGGGCGAGGCCGCAATCGATGTACCTGACGTCGAAGTTCCGCCATTTCCCGCGTCGCGCCCTGGCGCTGCGACCGTGTCCGCCGCTGGCATCCGCTACACGATGGTCGAGGGTGTGCCTCCCGCCGAAGCTGCTCTCGGGACGCAAGAGCGCGTGAAGTTTGGCGAGGTGACCTGCGAGATGAGCGAGAAGTCGGACCTCAAGTGCAGCGTCGGCAAGAACGCGCTCCATGTTTCGGGCGCGAACCCTGACCTGACGACCAGTGGCACGGTGATCGTCACAGAGCCGACCGCTGCGCAAAGTTCCTCGCAATCGGCTTCCGCGACTACGTCCGAATCACCGTCCTCTACGGCGACGGAGACCAATCTCGACGGCGACTACTCCGAAGACGACGAGCCCGTCGCTCCCGGAACCATGTGCGGCGCGGCCTCCGGCAACACCTTGGTGAAAGTCGAATCCGGGACCGTGTCGTGCCTGGACGCCCAATCGATCATCGACGAATACAAGGCCACTCGGCAAGAATCCGGCGGAGGAAACACGTTGGCGATGCTGGTGCGGGGTTGGTCGTGCTCCACCCCGAGCGCAGGCCGTGCGAGCGAAACCGGCGCAAGCATCATCTGTGACGGCCCGGGCGGCGAACACATCACGGCGCCGTAGTCAGCAGAGAATCGCCGAGAGACGGTGGCGGCATTCCATGTCCGCGTCGCCGTCGCCGCGCGCGGCCGCGATCGCGGTGCGCATGAGGTCGTAGACGACGATATCGGCCAGCGCGTCGACATCGTCCGGGCTGCGCCCCTCGAGCTCCGGCATCCGCGAAAGCGTGATCGCGATGCGGCGGTGCGCGTCCGAGACCGCGCCCGCCACCACCGGATAAGCGGGGTGGTCGAAGTCGAGGAGCCCGCGCATGAGCGCCGGCCACTCGTGCGGATCGGACCGCCCCGCGGCGACGATCACGTCGGGCCACGTCTCGAGGATGGGGTCCTCGGCGATCATCTCCGCGACCGTGCGCGCGAGCGTCGCCGCCGTTCCCTCGGCGACGACGATCGCCAGATCCTCGATCGATTCGAAATGCCGATAGAAGCCGGTCGGCACGACGCCCGCGGCGCGCGCGGTCTCGCGGACGGCGAGGGCGTGGTAGCCCGTCGTGGCTACTTTCTCCCTCGCCGCCGCGACAATCAGTGAACGCGTGTGCCGCTTTTTCTCGGCACGCGATTTCCCATCGGCCATGCCCCCTAGATTACAACACCCGAAATTCCTGCACGAACACTGCCTAAAAGTGACCCTCAACACAAAATCGGCACGTTTTCGCCACCTAGGTATTGCAGTTTCGGAGTACAGACGTACACTCAACATTGTCCGGCGCTAAGGGAAACTGTTAAACACCGACTCCCCGCCCCGCACGGCAGCGCTCGCAGATCGACACCGACACCGACACCGAAGCAGCGCCGCGGAACGTTCCGGACCCGGAGAAAACTTTCACACCAGATCGACACTTCCACCAGCGAAGACACCGATCGCGACATCATTCCTTGGAGGAACGATGACCACCGCACACACCCGACCAACCACCAAGCGAGCGCCGCTCGACCGACTCATCGACGGCGTCACCTCGCTCCTGCTGACCCCGCACCCGTCCTCCACCTACAGCCGCTCGCTCGGGCTGGGCGGCCACGTCTCCAGGGGCGAAGCCGTCGTCGTCAGCGCGACGCGCCCGACCGAGGACTGGCTCATCCTCACTCTTCGCCCCTCGCAGGGCTACCGGCGTCCGCCGGCCGGCGGGGCCGTGTCGATCGGAGTCGTCATCGACGGCGTCGTCCACACTCGCTTCTACTCGCCGATCGACCCGGTCGCCGCATCCCCGCGCACGCCGGGAGCGCAGACCCCGAACATCGACCCGTCCGGCGCGATCGGCGGCACCAACGCAGGTCGGCCACTCACCCTCGTGATCCGCCGCCACTCCGACGGCTTCGTCTCCGATCACCTGTGGCGCACCGCCGAGCCCGGACAGTCGTTCCTGCTGGACGAGGAATCCCAGGGCGACCCGGAGGCCGCGCTGCCCGAGCGCCGCCCGCATTCGGTGCTGCTCGTTTCCGGCGGCAGCGGGATCACCCCGATGCTCGCGATCGCCTCGACCCTCGCCACCGAGAACCACACCGGGCGCGTCGCATGGCTGCACTACACCCGGTCCACCTCCGATATCCCGGTGCCCGGCAAACTACGCGAGATCGCGGCGAACTCGGGCATCGATCTCCGGATCGTCACCACGGGAACCGATGCGCCCGGATCCCCCTCGGGAGACGTAACTCCGACGTCATACATGAATGGCGCCGATACCACGCGCGAGATGGGCGCGGCCGGGCCGGACCATCACGGATTGCGCGGGCACATCCTCGCAGGACACGTTGACGCCGTGGCGCCGTGGTTCGCCGAGGCGGAGGTGTTCTGCTGCGGACCCGACGCGCTGGCGGACGGGCTGGCCGAGATTCTCGGGCCCGAGCGATCGGAGTGGGTTCGGCGCGAACGGTTCAAGGCGACTGTCGCGGACATCCCGGACAGCGACGGCGGCACGGTCACGTTCGCGCGCAGTGGCCGCGATGCCGAGGTCTGCGGAACCACGATCCTCGAGGGCGCCGAAGACGCCGGCCTCTCCCCGACCTTTGGTTGCCGCATGGGCATCTGCTTTCAATGCGCCGCGACTCGCTTGAGCGGTGCCACTCGCGACCTTCGCACCGGCGAGGTCGATAACACCCCCGATCGCCAAGTCCAGGTCTGTGTCTCCGCGCCCGTCGGCGACGTAGAGATCGACCTCTAACCCACCTGCACAAAAGGAGGAATGACCCTATGTTCACTCTCTCGCTTCCCAAGTTCCCCAACCCCTTCGCGAAGAAGCCCTCCGCGCCTGATCCGGAGCCGGTGCACCTTTCCGCCGAGGCGGTCGAGGAAATCGGCCGCGAGCTCGACGAACTCCGCAACCGTATTACCGCCGACCTCGGCGATAAGGACCGGGAGTACATCCTCGGGATCATCCGGCTGCAGCGGCGCCTCGAGCTCACCGGACGTGGGCTGATGTTCGCCGGCTTCCAGCCGCCCGCGTGGATCGCAGGCGTCGCCGCGCTGAGCGCCTCGAAGATTCTCGACAACATGGAAATCGGGCACAACGTAATGCACGGCCAGTACGACTGGATGCAGGACCCGATGGTGCATTCGTCCACCTTCGAATGGGACAACACGTGCCCCGGCGACCAGTGGCGGCACTCGCACAATTTCATGCATCACACGTACACGAACATCCTCGATATGGACCGCGACATCGGCTACGGGCTGCTGCGCATGGAGCACGAGCAGGCGTGGAACCCGCTGCGGCTGGGTAATCCCGCGTACGCCTTCGTGTTGATGTGTGCGTTCCAGTGGGGTGTGATGCTGCACGACCTCGAATACGACCGCGTGCTCAAGGGCGAGCGCTCGTGGGCCGAGGTCAAGCCGCTGTTGCGCGGCTGGTGGCATAAGGCCGGCCGCCAGGTCGCCAAGGACTACCTGCTGCACCCGGCGTTCACCGGCCCCCTGTTCCCGCTCACGCTTGCCGGCAACGCCACCGCGAACTTCGTGCGCAACGTGTGGTCGTTCTCCGTGATCTTCTGCGGCCATTTCCCGGACGGCGCGCAGGTCTTCACGCCCGAGGAATGTGAGAACGAGACGCAGGGCGAGTGGTACGTGCGACAGATGCTCGGCTCGGCCAACTTCACCGGCGGGCGGGTCATGCACATCGCCGGCGGCCACCTCGGATACCAGATCGAACACCACCTGTTCCCCGACCTGCCGTCGAGCCGATACCCGGAGATCGCCGACGAGGTCCGCGCGATCTGCGAGAAGAACGGCCTTCCCTACAACTCCGGCCCGTTGTGGAAGCAGGTCGCGAACGTGTGGGGCAAGATGTTCCGGCTCGCGCTGCCGCTGCCTCCGGCGAAGTCCGACGCTCCCGCGGTGCACATCGAGCGCCGC
It encodes the following:
- a CDS encoding fatty acid desaturase family protein, with protein sequence MFTLSLPKFPNPFAKKPSAPDPEPVHLSAEAVEEIGRELDELRNRITADLGDKDREYILGIIRLQRRLELTGRGLMFAGFQPPAWIAGVAALSASKILDNMEIGHNVMHGQYDWMQDPMVHSSTFEWDNTCPGDQWRHSHNFMHHTYTNILDMDRDIGYGLLRMEHEQAWNPLRLGNPAYAFVLMCAFQWGVMLHDLEYDRVLKGERSWAEVKPLLRGWWHKAGRQVAKDYLLHPAFTGPLFPLTLAGNATANFVRNVWSFSVIFCGHFPDGAQVFTPEECENETQGEWYVRQMLGSANFTGGRVMHIAGGHLGYQIEHHLFPDLPSSRYPEIADEVRAICEKNGLPYNSGPLWKQVANVWGKMFRLALPLPPAKSDAPAVHIERRRAKAEAEAVAA
- a CDS encoding TetR/AcrR family transcriptional regulator, whose protein sequence is MADGKSRAEKKRHTRSLIVAAAREKVATTGYHALAVRETARAAGVVPTGFYRHFESIEDLAIVVAEGTAATLARTVAEMIAEDPILETWPDVIVAAGRSDPHEWPALMRGLLDFDHPAYPVVAGAVSDAHRRIAITLSRMPELEGRSPDDVDALADIVVYDLMRTAIAAARGDGDADMECRHRLSAILC
- a CDS encoding flavin reductase family protein, translating into MTTAHTRPTTKRAPLDRLIDGVTSLLLTPHPSSTYSRSLGLGGHVSRGEAVVVSATRPTEDWLILTLRPSQGYRRPPAGGAVSIGVVIDGVVHTRFYSPIDPVAASPRTPGAQTPNIDPSGAIGGTNAGRPLTLVIRRHSDGFVSDHLWRTAEPGQSFLLDEESQGDPEAALPERRPHSVLLVSGGSGITPMLAIASTLATENHTGRVAWLHYTRSTSDIPVPGKLREIAANSGIDLRIVTTGTDAPGSPSGDVTPTSYMNGADTTREMGAAGPDHHGLRGHILAGHVDAVAPWFAEAEVFCCGPDALADGLAEILGPERSEWVRRERFKATVADIPDSDGGTVTFARSGRDAEVCGTTILEGAEDAGLSPTFGCRMGICFQCAATRLSGATRDLRTGEVDNTPDRQVQVCVSAPVGDVEIDL